Proteins from one Sabethes cyaneus chromosome 2, idSabCyanKW18_F2, whole genome shotgun sequence genomic window:
- the LOC128735697 gene encoding LOW QUALITY PROTEIN: sphingomyelin phosphodiesterase-like (The sequence of the model RefSeq protein was modified relative to this genomic sequence to represent the inferred CDS: substituted 1 base at 1 genomic stop codon): protein MVSEDFFSTIYFIEDISQLEEFQKEFQLWLQTREKTVRLQQLFDVWKLTDEERRNGLEDLPIERQTEFCILCRSMVSQLIQQRLAGATRVDMFATANELCISLQIQEPDVCFGVIDLNIDFFLYIFDERPTLQADSVCGVVFQSSACVISDPEFLDWSVNVDANGEPITQSKHFPNTRGENDIKIVQITDLHYDSKYEAGFNANCNRPACCRNDQGIPDNPVNGAGFWGDYRDCDSPWFSVEDTIDHIVEHHPDAAYIYHTGDIVDHGFWETSIGHNIRTMNRLHNKLLEAFPNIPVYNAIGNHEAHPSNVFAPNISNRPEFSVGWLYSYLADVWGHXLPQSTKTTIQQGGFYTTLIRSGLRIVVVNTQVCYHYNWWILWNPGYLASQLQWVHDVLLHAERNNEKVHLLAHIPYSSTRSTFFVCQREFRRIIERFHNTISGMFHGHTHRDEFNVYYSRENPQYAINVAWNGGSATAYRNVNLNYVVYYVDPETYQVTDFESYIFNLTDANRFPDRRPEWYKLYSFAEAFGMHNLSPAEADTMIKRLGTPAGRSELRQYWEFKVKMGDPSLAAGCNDDCLLDHLCQVVVTELGENVKCDELRETFFG, encoded by the exons ATGGTTAGTGAAGATTTTTTTTCGACCATATATTTTATAGAAGATATTTCCCAACTAGAAGAATTTCAAAAGGAGTTCCAACTGTGGCTGCAGACTCGCGAGAAGACAGTTCGCCTACAGCAATTGTTTGACGTTTGGAAGTTAACAGACGAAGAACGTCGGAATGGCCTCGAAGATCTCCCAATCGAACGACAAACAGAGTTCTGTATTCTTTGTAGATCCATGGTATCGCAACTGATTCAGCAGCGATTGGCCGGAGCAACCAGAGTGGATATGTTCGCTACAGCAAATGAATTGTGCATCAGTCTGCAGATTCAGGAACCGGACGTTTGCTTCGGAGTAATAGATTTGAACATCGACTTTTTCCTATACATCTTTGACGAGCGACCCACGTTACAAGCGGACAGTGTATGCGGTGTTGTTTTTCAATCATCGGCATGCGTTATCAGTGACCCTGAGTTTCTCGACTGGTCAGTAAACGTCGATGCGAATGGAGAGCCAATTACG CAATCAAAACACTTTCCAAACACGCGGGGTGAAAATGACATTAAAATAGTACAAATTACTGATCTTCATTACGATTCCAAATACGAAGCCGGTTTTAATGCCAACTGTAATCGACCGGCTTGCTGCCGTAATGATCAAGGTATTCCGGATAACCCCGTGAATGGTGCCGGGTTCTGGGGAGACTATCGCGACTGCGACTCTCCGTGGTTCTCTGTCGAAGACACTATTGATCACATTGTCGAGCACCATCCGGATGCGGCATACATATACCACACGGGCGATATAGTGGACCACGGCTTTTGGGAAACCTCAATCGGCCATAATATTCGTACCATGAATCGGTTGCACAATAAACTTCTGGAAGCATTTCCCAACATTCCAGTTTACAATGCAATAGGCAACCATGAAGCCCACCCATCAAACGTTTTCGCACCAAACATTTCAAATCGTCCGGAATTCTCGGTAGGATGGTTGTACAGCTACTTGGCAGATGTTTGGGGACACTGACTGCCACAATCGACTAAAACTACTATCCAACAGGGCGGTTTCTATACGACACTAATAAGGTCTGGATTGCGAATTGTTGTCGTCAACACTCAGGTTTGCTACCACTACAATTGGTGGATTTTATGGAATCCGGGATACCTTGCAAGTCAACTCCAGTGGGTGCATGACGTTTTATTACATGCAGAGCGAAACAACGAAAAGGTTCATCTGCTTGCTCACATTCCGTACAGCTCAACCAGATCGACTTTTTTCGTGTGCCAGCGAGAGTTTCGACGAATTATCGAACGATTCCACAACACCATTAGTGGAATGTTTCATGGACATACGCATCGGGATGAGTTCAATGTGTACTATTCACGAGAAAATCCGCAGTATGCGATCAATGTGGCGTGGAACGGAGGTAGTGCGACAGCTTACAGAAACGTTAATCTTAATTACGTCGTCTATTATGTAGATCCGGAAACATAC cAAGTGACCGACTTCGAATCATACATCTTCAACTTGACCGATGCAAACCGATTCCCAGACCGTCGTCCGGAGTGGTATAAGCTGTACTCCTTTGCCGAGGCGTTCGGTATGCATAACCTGAGTCCAGCCGAGGCTGATACTATGATTAAACGTCTTGGTACACCGGCCGGACGGAGCGAACTGCGCCAGTACTGGGAGTTTAAAGTCAAGATGGGAGACCCGTCACTGGCAGCAGGATGCAATGATGATTGCTTGCTCGATCATCTGTGTCAAGTTGTCGTAACCGAGCTGGGTGAAAATGTGAAATGCGACGAGCTGAGGGAAACGTTTTTCGGTTAA